Genomic DNA from Macadamia integrifolia cultivar HAES 741 chromosome 6, SCU_Mint_v3, whole genome shotgun sequence:
TCTGGAATTTCTTCATGTCTTCATTATACTGGATTGTGTCATAATCTGAGCTTCCATATGAACCATAAGCAGAGCTGTGTCCAGGTCTAATGCCATCATTCAAATTGGAAAGGGACATGTCTCCTTCCAAGGCCCGAACAATCTGTTCCATTACAACCCATAAGGTGTATTAGTTACAAGGCCAACTACAGAAAAGTATCCAGAATGTGATCATGGTTTATAAAGCATACACACTCCGCACCGAACAAGTCAACGGCCCAGTCCAGTCAAACTCAAGCCAAGAAGATACATTGGTTATAAGAATAAGTCATTACAATCCAAAACCTTGTAAATAGTTGAATTACCTGGCTCATGCGTGGCCGCCGCCTTGCAGAATGACGCACACAAGCAGCTGCACAGGCAACCATGCGTGCCATCTCAGTGGGGTTGTAATCCTTCTGCAGCCGTGGGTCAACAAGGGCGTCGTAGTTGCCATCTTCTAGGGCTCGTGTAAGTAAAGGTCTGGCCTGTAATGCCAAGACGTTTCATTACATTCAAGCTTTGCCACAAGGCTATTCAGCTACGACAAATATTCAATAAATATTGCAGTATCCAAGATCATAACAATCTTGGTTTTAGAACCATGCGAATGTACAGTAGAAGCATTTGCAGACATGTCCTTTCGAAGCCTCCCAACtatttgaaaaatgaaagaatgaTGCTAATAGGCTATGCAACAGACTGACCCAGTCTACCAAACTATCATCCACGAATGTATGGGTTGAACTAACAGGACGATGCCCAGTAATAAACTCTAGCAACATAACACCAAAAGAAAAGACATCGGATTTATCTGTGAGTTTCCCACTTGCCGCATACTCTGGAGCCAGATACCTGTCAGGTTGAGTGTGTCAGTATTTAGAAGTGGagcacaaatagaaatcatGCATGTAGATCATTTTAACATTCCTGACTAGACAATCACCATCAGCTGGGTGCAATACCCTAGAAgatttgattggatcaataaGCCTTGTACTTGTCCATCTATTATGGTCAGaatcactgttagttaaaacgcgttttcccgtatgctactatacaatacaaaaaaaaagggaaacggcAAAAtaatccgttttaaacgcattttaaacggCCATTTTCAAcacgtatccgttttttaagggtaaaataagaattttattattaaaaaaaaaaaaactattagtaaaagtgaagagtgaagacaatatggtacttggtttttggtttttaacttccatactatctataggaaaaaaattccatcttcttacagcccattgagtaaggagaagctaaagctagcaacatctcattttcttgtagcccattgggctattttatcttgggactcccagagcttttggaacattagatgcatgtatacaggtaataatctctcaaattgcatgagtatactaccgtttttttggtttcatttttttgaaaactacacgtttaatactcatACCATTtgttttcgtccgtttgccATTCctgttttttttacctttttttgaccataccgttcatcgtttttatctgtttaaaacccgtaccgtacatttctgtttttttgtcgttcctgttttaactaacagtggtcagAATATATGGAGGGGGGTGGGGAATGGAACTCTatgagggaaagagagagtCTCCAAAATGCCTGCTTTAACCAATTAGACATAAAAGTAACATCTCACTATATAACAGAACTAAATGCTGAATGACAAACTTTAAACAGAGACCGGGTGAATGCAATTGATCCTTGAACACCTAGTCTAATATAACTAACTAAAAGGGAAACATTGATGAGAGCAAAGATATTTTATGAGCAGTAAGCAGAAATATCAGGACCTTAGGGTTCATTGTTACTTATCAACTAAGGTATCCACGTCCAACAGAGGAGATAGAGAGAACATGCAAGTAAATTGAACTTACCCGAAGGTTCCCATTACTCGGGTAGAGACATGAGTATTGGCATCAGAAGAGAATTTGGCAAGCCCAAAATCTGCAACCTGAGCAAAAACTCAAGTCCATTAGTGAAGCTAACATTAGAAATCAGAGGACACCAGACTGAAAATTTTTGTACCATAGAAGTCAAAGTTAATCTCTTGACCTTAATCTTAgggttttccttttatttcctttctctattttgaaaataatttaaGGCAAGACATTTTTAACTCATAAAGAAATctacttgaaaattttcatttcaccAATTAAATTTGCTATGGCAAGCTGCCAACTAAGCATCCGAAACCAATCAGATAACcaatcaagtttttttacatGCAGGCAGAGAgcttttttttgtaattatgtcttgaagaaaaagaatacaTGAGTCTGCAGATACTAGGGCAGTATAATTATATcaacaaaattgaagaaaacCCAACCTTTGCCTCAAATTTAAAATCAAGGAGAATATTAGCTGCCTTGATATCACGATGAATAATTTTAGGACTGCCTGCAAATATAAGTAAACATAAGTGAGAATGACTCCAACTCCAACCAATGCTTTAGATTAgagagcccccccccccccaatccccttctctctttcccaatataaataaataaaagaagcacCTGCAAGTTATCATGAGTGGATAATAGAGAAAACTCACAATCCTCATGGAGATATGCAAGTCCTTTTGCAGCACCTAGAGCAATCTTTAGTCTAGTGGACCAGTCCATTACTGGCCGCCCCTTCCCTGCAAATAGTAGTTCTCCTTTGATGAGATCTTTGTTGCCAAATTAATAGATGACAATAAGATGCAAGAGGCTCAGCCACTTTATGTCTAGAAGCATGTTATAGGATTAATGAGATCAGCAGAAGCTTGAGTGCCCCAAGTATTACAATATTGTGCTGGGAAAAAACTCACAATAGATCCAAGATTCTAAAATGTGATCAAGATGTAATGACACCAATTAGAATGTAATGGGGGTACAAAAATTCTTGCAACTCCTCAAAAtagcattaaaaaaagaaggatacgaaatggagaaaaataataaaaacttcTCATGTTCCTttattcttttacttttttcaaaaattattgaCTGATGGTCATATCAGTGATGTATGATAGTACACAactagaaaagaaggaaaaagaattcACTGTAAATTGAGACATACCATGTAAGTGGAACTCCAATGTGTTGTTTGGAACAAACTCATAGACAAGCATTCTTTGGGATCCAGCCATGCAATATCCTACCAATGAGACAAGATGTTTGTGGTGTACTCGACTAATAATCTCAACCTCTGCCTGAAATTCACGATCCCCCTGCCCACTACCAGCTTTTAGCGACTTAATCGCAACCTCTTTCCCATTTGGAAGAACTCCTCTATGGACATATCCAAAACCTCCTTGTCCTAACATGTTGGCATCCGAGAAGCCATCGGTTGCCATCTCTAATTCTTCATAAGTGAATGTGCTCTTTGAGAAACCCAAGGCAATGCCAGGAGATGGTATTGGGTTCTCAGATCCTGAATAATTGGACTCTGACCCTCCACTGCTGCTCAAAaatggtggtggaggaggaggtggggGTGTGGGAGTACGTGCTGGTGAATGTGGCGGTCGTGATGCATATGCCAGAGGAGGAGGTGGGGGTGTGGGAGTACGAGCTGGTGAATATGGTGGTCGTGATGCATATGCTGGAGGAGGAGAGGGCTTTGGTGGCATTGTGACAATATTGTCCCCTGAAGGAGGAGCATTGTGCTGCCAATGTTGAGGCTGCCCACCATAAGGTCTATCTGAAGACATGAATCACCACAAGTAAATTAACAAGCAATTCAGCTACATGAACTACAGAATAACAGTAACATAAATAAGATAATTTGCTCCACCAAATATTGTATTATTGTACAGcgtttaaaattttcagaaaccCACAAATATCCAATCAATAATACTTCCAGATAGCCAAAAATATATGGGTATTGGGAAAAGAAGTCAAATTTTCTCCAGATTTATTATTTCCAAATAAAATTAGAATCTCCCTACTATCAAGAAGTAAAAGCCCGTAAAGTTCAGTCCTTGTTAAAAGTTAAGTATTGAATAAACGTAATTAGAAGCccagaaaacaaaattttccccAGATTCCTGAACTGAAGTTTACAATGTTCATCCAAAATTAAATCTTTTGACAGACAGACTGATAGACACAAAAACATCAGCAATTGACTTGAAAAATGTCATCAAACAATACATCCCATCAAAAATTTCCAGCACAAATTTTGGATCTGCAGATTTCACATATAGTGATTAGCATTCAGAACTGTaatttaaaaattgaaactaGAAGAACAAAGATGGGaagggaggaggggggggggggggggacgaATATTGAACTGCAAAGCCCGTATTTGAGAAAATAAAGGCGTTCAATCCAAACTGAAGCACCTAAAGATGAGCTTCTAGatcccaaaatccaaaacttaGGAAGTTTAAGTAAATAGCACTCCAGATCGCCAGAAAATATCTGACCTTTCGGCCTgggcgggggcggggggggACCGTAGTAATCCAGGGGCACATTATGAtccctcctccttctcttcttaCAACAGATGAATAATAGTAAGCTCAAGAAAACAAGCATAATGACTCCACCAATCGCAATTCCAACTACAACACCCGTTGATACACCAGAAGATGATGAactggatgaagaagaagaggacggCCGTGGCGGGGAATGTGTCGAGGGACTTTTCCCAGTGGAGGGAGGCGGAGGTGAAGATGAAGTAGTTGAGGGCGGAGGAGGGGAATGTCTAGAAGTGGAAGGAGGCGGTGGAGTTGAGGCAACTGGGGAGGGTGAAGAGGGAGGAGAGGTTGTTGCCGTAGGAGGTGAAGCCTTAGTAGGAGCCGGTGCAGAGGCAACAGGAGCTATCGGAGTCGGAGTCGTTGGCGCCGGAGAGGAAGTATTCGAAGGTGGTGGTGCCAAATTAGAACCATTGGTAGATGGAGGTGACGGAGCCGGAGAAACCCCCACAGTAGGAGACGACATTGCAGCGTTTCCGGTTCAATCAGTTAATTTCACTCAACTTTGATTACTCCTTCGCACCTTCTCCG
This window encodes:
- the LOC122082568 gene encoding proline-rich receptor-like protein kinase PERK1 — encoded protein: MSSPTVGVSPAPSPPSTNGSNLAPPPSNTSSPAPTTPTPIAPVASAPAPTKASPPTATTSPPSSPSPVASTPPPPSTSRHSPPPPSTTSSSPPPPSTGKSPSTHSPPRPSSSSSSSSSSSGVSTGVVVGIAIGGVIMLVFLSLLLFICCKKRRRRDHNVPLDYYGPPPPPPRPKDRPYGGQPQHWQHNAPPSGDNIVTMPPKPSPPPAYASRPPYSPARTPTPPPPPLAYASRPPHSPARTPTPPPPPPPPFLSSSGGSESNYSGSENPIPSPGIALGFSKSTFTYEELEMATDGFSDANMLGQGGFGYVHRGVLPNGKEVAIKSLKAGSGQGDREFQAEVEIISRVHHKHLVSLVGYCMAGSQRMLVYEFVPNNTLEFHLHGKGRPVMDWSTRLKIALGAAKGLAYLHEDCSPKIIHRDIKAANILLDFKFEAKVADFGLAKFSSDANTHVSTRVMGTFGYLAPEYAASGKLTDKSDVFSFGVMLLEFITGHRPVSSTHTFVDDSLVDWARPLLTRALEDGNYDALVDPRLQKDYNPTEMARMVACAAACVRHSARRRPRMSQIVRALEGDMSLSNLNDGIRPGHSSAYGSYGSSDYDTIQYNEDMKKFQKMALASREYGSSEYSGPTSEYGLHPSGSSSEGQQTTQNTQEMEMGRLKKDSRGFSGSS